One window of the Capnocytophaga haemolytica genome contains the following:
- a CDS encoding dihydroorotase: MRTVIKNTYLVNEGVIQQGDLLIEGERIARIGGTITPKEGDTVIEAEGKYLLPGVIDDQVHFREPGLTHKATIGSESRAAVAGGVTTFFEQPNTVPQTTTIERLEEKFAIAAKTSYANYSFFLGGTNDNLEELKRLSRNACAGIKLFLGSSTGNMLVDDEAVIENIFRNTDLVIAAHCEDEQTIRRNLAHYKERYGEDIPIAMHPLIRSAEACYLSSSKAIALAKKTGARLHVFHLSTARETELFRNDIPLKDKKITAEVCVHHLWFSDADYASKGAFIKWNPAVKTAEDRAALWTALLDDRLDVIATDHAPHTLQEKQQQGYTNIPSGGPLVQHSLVAMLEQAKKGKIAIKTLVQKMCHNPAILFEIKDRGYLREGYYADLVLVDMDATWQVSKANLLYKCGWSPFEGQTFSTQVVSTFVNGHLVYDRGTVIGDPQGKRITFNQ; encoded by the coding sequence ATGAGAACAGTGATTAAAAATACCTACCTCGTCAATGAAGGTGTGATACAGCAAGGCGATTTGCTCATTGAGGGTGAACGCATTGCGCGTATAGGCGGGACTATTACCCCTAAGGAAGGCGATACGGTGATCGAGGCTGAGGGAAAGTATCTGCTGCCTGGGGTGATTGATGACCAAGTGCACTTTCGTGAACCAGGGCTCACTCATAAGGCGACTATCGGCAGTGAGAGTAGGGCAGCGGTAGCGGGAGGCGTTACTACCTTCTTTGAGCAGCCTAATACGGTGCCTCAAACCACGACTATAGAACGTTTGGAAGAGAAGTTTGCCATCGCAGCAAAGACCTCTTATGCTAATTACTCTTTCTTCTTGGGGGGCACGAATGACAATTTGGAAGAGCTGAAACGGCTCAGCAGGAATGCCTGTGCGGGTATCAAGCTCTTCTTGGGGTCTTCTACGGGGAATATGCTGGTAGATGACGAGGCTGTGATAGAGAATATATTCCGCAATACCGATTTAGTGATAGCTGCCCATTGTGAAGACGAGCAGACCATCAGGCGCAACTTAGCGCATTATAAGGAACGCTATGGTGAGGACATTCCCATAGCAATGCACCCGTTGATAAGAAGTGCTGAGGCTTGTTATCTCTCCTCCTCAAAGGCGATAGCCTTAGCAAAGAAGACAGGGGCACGGCTACACGTATTCCACCTCTCCACAGCAAGAGAGACGGAACTTTTTAGGAATGATATCCCACTGAAAGATAAGAAGATCACGGCGGAAGTGTGTGTACATCACCTGTGGTTCTCCGATGCTGACTATGCGAGCAAAGGGGCATTTATCAAGTGGAACCCTGCGGTGAAGACCGCTGAGGATAGGGCAGCTTTATGGACAGCACTACTCGACGATCGCTTAGATGTTATAGCCACTGACCACGCCCCACATACCTTGCAAGAGAAACAGCAGCAAGGCTATACAAATATACCCTCAGGAGGACCTTTGGTGCAACACTCCTTAGTAGCAATGCTCGAGCAGGCGAAGAAAGGTAAGATAGCTATCAAAACCCTTGTGCAGAAGATGTGTCATAACCCTGCTATCCTCTTTGAGATAAAGGACAGAGGCTACTTGCGCGAAGGCTACTATGCCGACCTTGTGCTCGTAGATATGGATGCTACGTGGCAGGTAAGCAAGGCAAACCTGCTCTACAAGTGCGGATGGAGCCCATTTGAGGGACAGACATTCAGTACACAGGTGGTAAGTACCTTTGTCAATGGACACTTAGTATACGACAGAGGCACTGTAATAGGCGATCCACAAGGCAAACGTATCACTTTTAACCAATAA
- a CDS encoding DUF4296 domain-containing protein, with amino-acid sequence MKRIIPLLIALALLACKKNIVPKPDHFLNDKEMEQLMYDLALLEAFKNAEPRLLDSLQINSKDFIYKKYGIDSLAMAQNIVYYASLPKEYDTIIKKVEHRLKFQRDSINNPNSLKNNQNKK; translated from the coding sequence ATGAAAAGAATTATACCCCTCCTCATAGCTCTCGCACTCTTGGCTTGCAAAAAGAACATTGTGCCCAAGCCCGACCATTTCTTAAACGATAAGGAGATGGAACAACTAATGTACGACTTAGCTCTTTTAGAAGCCTTTAAGAATGCTGAGCCAAGGCTACTTGACTCGTTACAGATCAACAGTAAGGACTTTATTTACAAGAAGTACGGCATTGATAGCCTTGCAATGGCTCAGAATATAGTCTATTACGCATCCCTACCTAAAGAGTATGACACTATCATCAAGAAGGTAGAGCATCGCTTGAAGTTTCAGCGTGATAGCATCAACAATCCCAATAGTTTAAAGAACAATCAGAATAAGAAATAA